One Cuculus canorus isolate bCucCan1 chromosome 1, bCucCan1.pri, whole genome shotgun sequence DNA segment encodes these proteins:
- the DYRK4 gene encoding dual specificity tyrosine-phosphorylation-regulated kinase 4 isoform X1, which translates to MLTEIVDKSSHVDAFSQSQLTVQERDHLGPNRVFHQKVSHSVLSLPHLEGQAKHGLVADTANLLPLETLPQIAKKSLQNVLPSLQENGTQGNFSEFNLPNSLPESDTRAQTKPSELGRTCINVKLPMTASEALKNFRNQLSVYEQKEIFNYTELWFLGLEAKKIEGLPETHNNNCYDDEHGSYLKVLHDHIAYRYEVLEVIGKGSFGQVAKCLDHKTNELVALKIIRNKKRFHSQALVEVKILDALLKKDKDDTHNIIHMKEYFYFRNHFCISFELLGINLYELIKKNNFQGFSLSLIRHFTQCVLRCLQVLYQERIIHCDLKPENILLYHKGQGSVKVIDFGSSCYEHQRVYTYVQSRFYRSPEVILGHPYAMAVDMWSLGCIMAELYTGYPLFPGENEVDQLACIMEVLGLPPADFIQAASRKRTFFDSKGFPKSITNSKGKKRCPDSKDLSTVLKTHDTGFLDFLKGCLMWEPALRMTPDEAMNHAWIQEPKIYRAKQKTQTSWKLSEGSSSTPESQKENIQNIWQDTADKVKSELAERLTPTVPCTGITENDLQNMKRHVLPENYLETQMEKPIRSDQVEHSGEKALPKSALFFPPIK; encoded by the exons ATGCTGACAGAAATAGTTGACAAG TCTTCCCATGTGGATGCATTTTCTCAGTCTCAGCTGACTGTTCAAGAGAGAGATCATCTGGGACCAAACAGAGTCTTCCATCAG AAAGTCAGCCACAGTGTTCTTTCCCTCCCACATCTGGAAGGTCAAGCAAAGCATGGTTTGGTTGCAGACACTGCAAACCTTCTCCCCCTTGAAACCCTGCCTCAGATAGCAAAGAAGAGCCTGCAGAATGTTCTCCCCTCTCTTCAG GAAAATGGAACTCAAGgcaatttttctgaatttaacCTTCCGAATAGTCTTCCCGAAAGTGATACCAGAGCCCAGACAAAACCATCAGAACTGGGAAGAACCTGCATCAATGTCAAACTGCCTATGACAGCTTCAG aaGCCTTGAAAAATTTTAGAAACCAGTTATCAGTCTAtgagcaaaaagaaattttcaattATACAGAGCTATGGTTTCTTGGGCTGGAAGCTAAGAAGATTGAAGGTTTGCCTGAAACCCATAATAATAATTGTTATGATGATGAGCATGGTTCCTACTTAAAG gtTTTACATGACCATATTGCATACCGATATGAAGTGTTGGAGGTGATTGGGAAAGGGTCATTTGGGCAGGTGGCTAAATGCTTGGATCATAAAACCAACGAATTAGTGGCATTGAAAATAATTAGGAATAAGAAAAG ATTCCACAGCCAGGCTTTGGTAGAAGTGAAGATCCTTGATGCACTTCTGAAGAAGGACAAGGATGACACTCACAATATCATCCACATGAAGGAATATTTCTACTTTCGCAATcacttctgtatttcctttgaaCTGCTCGG AATAAATTTGTATGAGTTGATCAAAAAGAACAATTTCCAAGGTTTCAGTTTGTCATTAATTCGACACTTTACTCAGTGTGTGCTGAGATGTTTGCAAGTGCTCTACCAGGAACGAATCATTCACTGTGATCTGAAGCCT gaGAACATATTATTATACCACAAAGGCCAAGGTTCTGTTAAAGTTATTGATTTTGGATCAAGCTGCTATGAACACCAAAGAG TGTATACCTATGTTCAGAGCCGGTTTTATCGCTCACCCGAAGTGATTCTTGGTCATCCTTATGCCATGGCTGTTGATATGTGGAGCTTAGGCTGTATCATGGCTGAGCTTTACACAGGCTACCCACTGtttccaggagaaaatgaagttgATCAACTTGCCTGCATCATGGAG GTATTGGGTCTTCCACCAGCTGATTTTATCCAGGCTGCATCAAGAAAGCGAACATTCTTTG attccAAAGGTTTTCCTAAATCCATAACTaacagcaagggaaaaaagagatgcCCCGACTCCAAGGATCTAAGCACAGTGCTGAAAACCCATGATACTGGTTTCTTGGATTTTCTGAAAGGATGTCTAAT GTGGGAACCTGCCCTGCGCATGACTCCCGATGAAGCAATGAATCATGCGTGGATCCAGGAACCAAAAATATacagagcaaaacagaaaacacagacttCATGGAAACTGAGTGAAGGCTCTTCCTCTACACCAGAAAGCCAAAAAGAGAATATTC AGAACATCTGGCAAGATACAGCTGACAAAGTGAAAAGTGAACTGGCTGAAAGACTGACTCCCACTGTGCCCTGCACAGGTATaacagaaaatgatctgcagaacaTGAAGAGACATGTTCTTCCAGAGAACTATTTGGAGACCCAGATGGAAAAGCCTATAAGAAGTGATCAAGTAGAACACAGTGGTGAAAAAGCTCTTCCaaaatctgctctttttttccctccaattAAGTAA
- the DYRK4 gene encoding dual specificity tyrosine-phosphorylation-regulated kinase 4 isoform X2 encodes MCSKLLTISELSPEFASENGTQGNFSEFNLPNSLPESDTRAQTKPSELGRTCINVKLPMTASEALKNFRNQLSVYEQKEIFNYTELWFLGLEAKKIEGLPETHNNNCYDDEHGSYLKVLHDHIAYRYEVLEVIGKGSFGQVAKCLDHKTNELVALKIIRNKKRFHSQALVEVKILDALLKKDKDDTHNIIHMKEYFYFRNHFCISFELLGINLYELIKKNNFQGFSLSLIRHFTQCVLRCLQVLYQERIIHCDLKPENILLYHKGQGSVKVIDFGSSCYEHQRVYTYVQSRFYRSPEVILGHPYAMAVDMWSLGCIMAELYTGYPLFPGENEVDQLACIMEVLGLPPADFIQAASRKRTFFDSKGFPKSITNSKGKKRCPDSKDLSTVLKTHDTGFLDFLKGCLMWEPALRMTPDEAMNHAWIQEPKIYRAKQKTQTSWKLSEGSSSTPESQKENIQNIWQDTADKVKSELAERLTPTVPCTGITENDLQNMKRHVLPENYLETQMEKPIRSDQVEHSGEKALPKSALFFPPIK; translated from the exons ATGTGCTCCAAGCTCCTGACTATCTCTGAGCTCTCCCCTGAATTTGCTTCG GAAAATGGAACTCAAGgcaatttttctgaatttaacCTTCCGAATAGTCTTCCCGAAAGTGATACCAGAGCCCAGACAAAACCATCAGAACTGGGAAGAACCTGCATCAATGTCAAACTGCCTATGACAGCTTCAG aaGCCTTGAAAAATTTTAGAAACCAGTTATCAGTCTAtgagcaaaaagaaattttcaattATACAGAGCTATGGTTTCTTGGGCTGGAAGCTAAGAAGATTGAAGGTTTGCCTGAAACCCATAATAATAATTGTTATGATGATGAGCATGGTTCCTACTTAAAG gtTTTACATGACCATATTGCATACCGATATGAAGTGTTGGAGGTGATTGGGAAAGGGTCATTTGGGCAGGTGGCTAAATGCTTGGATCATAAAACCAACGAATTAGTGGCATTGAAAATAATTAGGAATAAGAAAAG ATTCCACAGCCAGGCTTTGGTAGAAGTGAAGATCCTTGATGCACTTCTGAAGAAGGACAAGGATGACACTCACAATATCATCCACATGAAGGAATATTTCTACTTTCGCAATcacttctgtatttcctttgaaCTGCTCGG AATAAATTTGTATGAGTTGATCAAAAAGAACAATTTCCAAGGTTTCAGTTTGTCATTAATTCGACACTTTACTCAGTGTGTGCTGAGATGTTTGCAAGTGCTCTACCAGGAACGAATCATTCACTGTGATCTGAAGCCT gaGAACATATTATTATACCACAAAGGCCAAGGTTCTGTTAAAGTTATTGATTTTGGATCAAGCTGCTATGAACACCAAAGAG TGTATACCTATGTTCAGAGCCGGTTTTATCGCTCACCCGAAGTGATTCTTGGTCATCCTTATGCCATGGCTGTTGATATGTGGAGCTTAGGCTGTATCATGGCTGAGCTTTACACAGGCTACCCACTGtttccaggagaaaatgaagttgATCAACTTGCCTGCATCATGGAG GTATTGGGTCTTCCACCAGCTGATTTTATCCAGGCTGCATCAAGAAAGCGAACATTCTTTG attccAAAGGTTTTCCTAAATCCATAACTaacagcaagggaaaaaagagatgcCCCGACTCCAAGGATCTAAGCACAGTGCTGAAAACCCATGATACTGGTTTCTTGGATTTTCTGAAAGGATGTCTAAT GTGGGAACCTGCCCTGCGCATGACTCCCGATGAAGCAATGAATCATGCGTGGATCCAGGAACCAAAAATATacagagcaaaacagaaaacacagacttCATGGAAACTGAGTGAAGGCTCTTCCTCTACACCAGAAAGCCAAAAAGAGAATATTC AGAACATCTGGCAAGATACAGCTGACAAAGTGAAAAGTGAACTGGCTGAAAGACTGACTCCCACTGTGCCCTGCACAGGTATaacagaaaatgatctgcagaacaTGAAGAGACATGTTCTTCCAGAGAACTATTTGGAGACCCAGATGGAAAAGCCTATAAGAAGTGATCAAGTAGAACACAGTGGTGAAAAAGCTCTTCCaaaatctgctctttttttccctccaattAAGTAA